A window of the Oncorhynchus masou masou isolate Uvic2021 chromosome 13, UVic_Omas_1.1, whole genome shotgun sequence genome harbors these coding sequences:
- the LOC135553118 gene encoding galactose-3-O-sulfotransferase 2-like — protein sequence MPPSPRKSIKERELFSLTSSLPCCSWLKVVLCSHMRNLWMVLMALTVLCVAIQILGVVWQSRNDKMLSEKLLNVQFTIKIQRTLPTEQRDWVHLRSSHAPVVEEEMRSQEEGARKERAKGKQKVAEHQHGRDEPGVERRVQEHHQHLKLSYTVNKVKDSRKATWGKVSAVKAALPKVTMGDDELHLGVPGSVVLQLSHPSIKVVSTLPYKPPKLLSTNQLKSRNSPAPLGTNSVVAGVINEVKSEVASATCRPKNHIVFLKTHKTASSTILNILYRYGDSRNLTFALPLNKHSQLFYPFFFASHFVEGVRSRSVKEFNIMCNHMRFRPPEVRKVMPQDTFYFSILKNPVAMMESIFIYYKSIPAFHKARSLDDFLDNGWRGYNTSLPNNHYARNILTFDFGFDNNVATETPGDLETRGAKAIAAIEQDFHLILISEYFDESMILLKRALCWSLDDVVSFKLNSRSERTRHMLSPHTADKIRAWNALDWQLYLHFNITFWRRVDATVGREEMRREVTRLQERRAELAKTCLKDGGAVDPSQVKDAGLKPFQYGAAIIQGYNLNPGLVGPTKTHCQNLVTPELQYTDTLYTKQFPELAARQRQAAKLVASQRQPSSVKVNPNKAAMTGPVRVREARHSRTARSGHRNPHAQKQNDLPSSALSKITAARSGRNMP from the exons ATGCCACCCTCGCCAAGGAAATCTATCAAGGAGCGCGAGCTGTTCTCCCTGACCTCATCTCTACCATGTTGCTC GTGGCTGAAGGTAGTTCTGTGCAGCCACATGCGTAATCTATGGATGGTGCTCATGGCCCTCACTGTGCTCTGTGTGGCCATTCAGATCCTAGGAGTCGTCTGGCAATCCAG GAATGATAAGATGTTAAGTGAGAAGCTCCTGAATGTGCAGTTCACCATCAAGATCCAGAGAACGCTCCCGACGGAGCAGAGGGACTGGGTACACTTGCGCTCTTCGCACGCCCCTGTTGTGGAAGAGGAAATGAGGTCACAGGAGGAAGGAGCTCGTAAAGAACGGGCCAAAGGGAAGCAGAAGGTAGCAGAACATCAACATGGCAGAGATGAGCCAGGTGTGGAGAGGCGTGTCCAGGAGCATCACCAACATTTAAAGCTCTCATACACTGTCAATAAGGTCAAAGACTCTAGGAAAGCGACCTGGGGTAAAGTTTCAGCAGTAAAGGCAGCCCTGCCCAAAGTCACAATGGGCGATGATGAGTTGCATTTGGGGGTTCCTGGGTCTGTAGTTCTCCAGCTGAGCCACCCATCTATCAAAGTGGTATCCACCTTACCTTACAAACCTCCCAAACTCCTCTCAACCAATCAGCTGAAGAGTAGAAACAGCCCTGCCCCTTTAGGCACCAACTCTGTAGTTGCCGGGGTGATAAACGAGGTGAAATCTGAGGTAGCCAGCGCCACCTGTCGGCCGAAGAACCACATCGTCTTTCTCAAGACGCACAAAACGGCCAGCAGCACCATCCTGAACATCTTATATCGCTATGGCGACAGCCGCAATCTGACCTTCGCCCTTCCACTGAACAAGCACAGCCAGCTGTTCTATCCCTTCTTCTTCGCCTCACACTTTGTGGAGGGAGTGAGGAGCCGCAGTGTCAAAGAGTTCAACATCATGTGCAACCACATGAGGTTCAGACCACCAGAG GTGAGGAAAGTGATGCCCCAGGACACGTTCTACTTCTCCATCCTGAAGAACCCCGTTGCCATGATGGAGTCCATTTTCATCTACTACAAGAGCATCCCTGCCTTCCACAAGGCCCGCAGCCTGGACGACTTCCTTGACAATGGTTGGCGTGGTTACAACACTTCCCTGCCCAACAACCATTATGCCCGTAACATCCTGACCTTTGACTTTGGCTTCGACAACAACGTCGCAACAGAGACACCCGGAGACCTGGAGACGCGGGGCGCCAAAGCCATTGCCGCCATTGAGCAGGACTTCCACCTCATCCTCATCTCAGAGTACTTTGACGAGTCCATGATCCTGCTCAAGCGCGCCCTCTGCTGGTCTCTGGACGATGTCGTCTCCTTTAAGTTGAACAGCCGAAGCGAGCGCACACGGCACATGCTCTCCCCGCACACCGCCGACAAGATCAGAGCCTGGAATGCCCTTGACTGGCAGCTCTACCTGCACTTTAACATCACCTTCTGGCGACGCGTGGACGCTACTGTGGGGCGTGAGGAGATGAGACGGGAGGTGACTCGGCTGCAGGAGCGACGTGCCGAACTAGCCAAAACCTGCCTGAAGGATGGTGGTGCAGTGGACCCGTCGCAGGTGAAGGATGCCGGGCTGAAGCCCTTCCAGTACGGGGCGGCCATCATCCAGGGATACAACCTGAACCCTGGGCTGGTCGGGCCTACCAAAACACACTGTCAGAACCTGGTCACTCCAgagctacagtacacagacactcTCTACACCAAGCAGTTCCCTGAGCTTGccgccaggcagagacaggctgcCAAACTGGTCGCCTCACAGCGTCAGCCTAGTTCAGTTAAGGTCAACCCGAACAAAGCAGCCATGACAGGGCCggtgagggtgagagaggccAGACACAGTAGGACAGCCAGGAGTGGACATAGAAACCCTCATGCTCAGAAACAAAATGACCTCCCCTCAAGTGCCCTGTCTAAAATCACTGCAGCTAGAAGTGGCAGAAACATGCCTTAA